One Leifsonia shinshuensis DNA window includes the following coding sequences:
- a CDS encoding chitobiase/beta-hexosaminidase C-terminal domain-containing protein: MADYHLDTNVVGAGRWSYESIDGTSVGMLNKGGAGAFAADEWAADTGKPEHAWFVKADGSIGTDWRQIAETYTVPDAADGKNVHITGSFTSPGGRFRVLVSHDGDPNTIGNPGAFAQLLTYTGTATNFDLNFTAAKGDDILFVDDGVSTWWVPGKLKATVTTELSTPPAVVTATPGAGSITVGDAVKLASSTAGACIAYTTDGSDPTTSGTAKTYGTPITITADTDIKAVAISPTGAPSAVTDLPFVLNEPFRAFAGVNQAGTTGLASNLQWSRQDFNWGSVEPAKGQIDQAALAEYVRQFTEAKAHGETILPVLGYTADWAANRTGYSYEFHGKTYTYGPVTGTQGYNFVRELTVKDASGKVLSDQTAQTNIGRTPPQDPADYANFVKLAVDTLKPLGITYFQVWNEAYPGSGFWEGGMDQYMQDIQLPAAKVIHAAGAKVVYGGWICGAPLSEYIALLDKWNAWKSIDVYDMHYMPIGTMQTIYAAAQKRGIKNPSVWQTELGFTTEDKFIADIYPRVFEWALSKGGANPDQVKLMYFANWSPNDSAAYGYNRTLYNGSDLSAKGKTLVTLASLLRGTKAETYTDFTTSPGLKPELNEALSTANGFRLDDKRVVLAIDLKRQNQADIFEDQTTGDTIHLNFGDPTMTVTLRNVKNVTSLDRVDLFGNRTPLTWKSVGRNAIQVQVPIMDADPTVHDLNQTENEDVFYLSLQQG; encoded by the coding sequence GTGGCCGACTACCACCTCGACACGAACGTCGTGGGCGCCGGCCGGTGGTCCTACGAGTCCATCGACGGCACCTCCGTCGGGATGCTGAACAAGGGCGGGGCCGGAGCCTTCGCCGCCGACGAGTGGGCGGCCGACACCGGCAAGCCCGAGCACGCCTGGTTCGTGAAGGCCGACGGCTCGATCGGCACCGACTGGCGCCAGATCGCCGAGACGTACACGGTCCCGGATGCCGCGGACGGCAAGAACGTCCACATCACCGGCTCCTTCACCTCCCCCGGCGGCCGGTTCCGCGTGCTCGTCTCGCACGACGGCGACCCGAACACCATCGGCAACCCCGGCGCCTTCGCCCAGCTCCTCACCTACACCGGCACGGCGACGAACTTCGACCTGAACTTCACTGCGGCGAAGGGCGACGACATCCTGTTCGTCGACGACGGCGTCTCGACCTGGTGGGTCCCCGGCAAGCTGAAGGCGACGGTCACCACCGAGCTCTCGACGCCTCCCGCCGTGGTCACCGCCACTCCCGGCGCCGGCTCGATCACCGTGGGCGACGCCGTGAAGCTGGCGAGCTCGACCGCCGGCGCGTGCATCGCGTACACGACCGACGGCTCCGACCCCACTACCTCCGGCACCGCGAAGACCTACGGCACGCCGATCACCATCACGGCCGACACCGACATCAAGGCCGTCGCGATCTCGCCGACCGGGGCCCCGAGCGCGGTCACCGACCTCCCGTTCGTGCTGAACGAGCCGTTCCGCGCGTTCGCGGGCGTCAACCAGGCCGGGACGACGGGCCTGGCCTCCAATCTGCAGTGGTCGCGCCAGGACTTCAACTGGGGCAGCGTCGAACCGGCGAAGGGCCAGATCGACCAGGCCGCGCTGGCCGAGTACGTCCGCCAGTTCACGGAGGCCAAGGCGCACGGCGAGACCATCCTCCCCGTGCTCGGCTACACCGCCGACTGGGCCGCGAACCGCACCGGCTACAGCTACGAGTTCCACGGCAAGACCTACACGTACGGGCCGGTGACCGGCACGCAGGGCTACAACTTCGTGCGCGAGCTCACCGTGAAGGACGCCTCCGGCAAGGTCCTCTCCGACCAGACGGCGCAGACCAACATCGGCCGCACTCCCCCGCAGGACCCGGCCGACTACGCGAACTTCGTGAAGCTCGCCGTCGACACCCTCAAGCCGCTCGGCATCACTTACTTCCAGGTCTGGAACGAGGCGTACCCCGGGTCCGGCTTCTGGGAGGGCGGCATGGACCAGTACATGCAGGACATCCAGCTCCCCGCGGCGAAGGTCATCCACGCCGCCGGCGCCAAGGTGGTCTACGGCGGCTGGATCTGCGGCGCCCCGCTGAGCGAGTACATCGCGCTGCTGGACAAGTGGAACGCGTGGAAGTCGATCGACGTCTACGACATGCACTACATGCCGATCGGCACCATGCAGACCATCTACGCAGCCGCCCAGAAGCGCGGGATCAAGAACCCGTCCGTCTGGCAGACCGAGCTGGGCTTCACGACGGAGGACAAGTTCATCGCCGACATCTACCCGCGCGTGTTCGAGTGGGCGCTGTCCAAGGGCGGCGCGAACCCCGACCAGGTCAAGCTGATGTACTTCGCGAACTGGTCTCCGAACGACTCGGCGGCGTACGGCTACAACCGCACGCTCTACAACGGCAGCGACCTGAGCGCGAAGGGCAAGACCCTGGTGACGCTCGCCTCGCTGCTGCGCGGCACGAAGGCCGAGACCTACACCGACTTCACGACCTCCCCTGGCCTGAAGCCGGAGCTGAACGAGGCCCTGTCGACGGCGAACGGCTTCCGGCTCGACGACAAGCGCGTCGTCCTGGCGATCGACCTGAAGCGGCAGAACCAGGCGGACATCTTCGAGGACCAGACGACGGGTGACACCATCCACCTGAACTTCGGCGACCCGACGATGACGGTGACGCTGAGGAACGTGAAGAACGTCACGTCGCTGGACCGCGTGGACCTGTTCGGCAACCGCACCCCGCTCACGTGGAAGAGCGTCGGCAGGAACGCCATCCAGGTCCAGGTGCCGATCATGGACGCCGACCCCACGGTGCACGACCTCAACCAGACGGAGAACGAGGACGTGTTCTACCTGTCGCTGCAGCAGGGGTGA